One Dokdonia sp. Dokd-P16 genomic window carries:
- a CDS encoding LolA family protein yields the protein MKKKLIFWLAPILFKKVLVPVAVKGYRKFAKRAMPVVLLLLMTAFAKAQTAQTLLKEVDTKVKSYDNIAIDFKYALSNEAEGVNQETKGNVVMAGNNYKLSLMGTTQLFDGKNVYTIVPEDEEITISAMSDQDENAITPSKMLSFFNEGYTQKMDIVQKVNGREIQFVKLTPMDSNSDVKYTLLGVDAQTKHIHKLIITQKNGTKVTITVNSFKPNQPLAKNVFVFDKTKYADYYINKL from the coding sequence ATGAAAAAGAAACTTATTTTTTGGCTGGCTCCTATCCTTTTTAAGAAAGTGTTAGTTCCTGTCGCAGTAAAAGGTTATCGCAAATTTGCAAAACGTGCAATGCCTGTGGTATTGTTGTTACTTATGACCGCTTTCGCGAAAGCGCAAACAGCACAAACCCTACTTAAAGAGGTAGACACCAAGGTAAAAAGCTATGACAACATTGCTATTGATTTTAAATATGCCTTAAGCAATGAAGCCGAAGGTGTAAATCAAGAGACCAAAGGAAACGTAGTCATGGCTGGTAACAACTACAAGCTTTCTCTTATGGGGACTACGCAATTATTTGATGGAAAGAACGTTTATACTATTGTTCCTGAAGATGAGGAAATCACCATTAGTGCAATGAGTGATCAAGATGAAAACGCAATTACACCTTCAAAAATGTTATCCTTCTTTAATGAAGGTTACACACAGAAGATGGACATCGTGCAAAAAGTAAACGGAAGAGAAATACAGTTTGTAAAGCTTACTCCTATGGACTCTAATAGTGACGTAAAATATACGTTATTAGGTGTAGACGCACAGACTAAGCATATACACAAGCTTATTATCACACAAAAGAATGGTACTAAAGTGACTATTACTGTAAATTCATTTAAGCCTAATCAACCTTTGGCTAAAAATGTATTTGTTTTTGATAAGACGAAGTACGCAGATTATTACATCAATAAATTATAA
- a CDS encoding FtsK/SpoIIIE family DNA translocase, whose product MAKKKSTAKKTNTKTPRKSISFKLTRQQQIILGSFLFLLGLGLLFSFISYLFTWKVDQSLIATGTREDEASNWLSLVGARISHFFIYKGFGIPALALCILTALTGIHYFFDYAKTSLKRYWFWGILLMLWLAVFLGFFHKKNDILGGTVGYEINDFLQDYLGLTGAIIVMAFLAIVYLVVRLKLTPERISTFINKQRSNLAGEFSEDGKEPIIVDNSSTYEAEEFLKGTKVEDETAFAKAETTTPPKPSTFKQNVQDLQPTLTKKDPEPASSSFQVTKAPEEEVVVPVEEVAVEVEKPIEEEELTDNLSSKLVADFGEFDPTLELGKFKFPPIDLLKDYTNGQGITINQAELEENKNRIVETLNNYKIGISNIKATVGPTVTLYEIVPEAGVRISKIKNLEDDIALSLSALGIRIIAPIPGRGTIGIEVPNKNPRIVSMRSAVASKKFQEAEMELPLTLGKTISNETFVVDLAKMPHLLMAGATGQGKSVGLNAILTSLLYKKHPAEVKFVLVDPKKVELTLFNKIERHYLAKLPDTDEAIITDNSKVINTLNSMCIEMDNRYDLLKDAMCRNIKEYNVKFKARKLNPENGHKFLPYIVLVVDEFADLIMTSGKEVETPIARLAQLARAIGIHLIIATQRPSVNVITGIIKANFPARIAFRVTSKIDSRTILDTSGADQLIGRGDMLYTQGNDVVRIQCAFVDTPEVERIVDYIGNQKAYPDAHLLPEYVGEESGTSLDIDASDRDALFRDAAEVLVIAQQGSASLLQRKLKLGYNRAGRIIDQLEAAGVVGPFEGSKARQVLVQDMAGLDQLLNNE is encoded by the coding sequence ATGGCAAAAAAGAAATCCACGGCTAAAAAAACAAACACTAAGACTCCTAGAAAATCTATTTCCTTTAAGTTGACACGCCAGCAGCAGATCATTTTAGGAAGTTTTTTATTCTTACTTGGTCTCGGTTTGCTGTTTTCTTTTATCTCATACTTATTTACTTGGAAAGTAGATCAAAGTCTTATCGCTACAGGAACCAGAGAAGACGAAGCTTCAAACTGGCTCTCTCTTGTGGGTGCCCGTATTAGCCATTTCTTTATCTATAAAGGTTTTGGTATACCGGCCCTCGCACTTTGTATTCTCACAGCACTTACTGGAATACATTACTTTTTTGATTACGCAAAGACGTCATTAAAAAGATATTGGTTTTGGGGAATCTTGCTCATGCTTTGGCTAGCTGTATTTCTTGGGTTTTTCCATAAAAAGAATGACATCCTTGGAGGCACCGTAGGTTATGAAATCAATGACTTCTTGCAAGATTATTTAGGTCTCACCGGAGCAATCATTGTGATGGCTTTTCTAGCTATTGTCTATCTAGTTGTACGTTTAAAACTTACACCAGAGCGTATATCTACTTTCATTAACAAACAACGCAGTAACCTCGCTGGTGAGTTTTCAGAAGATGGAAAGGAACCTATTATTGTAGACAACTCCTCTACTTACGAGGCCGAAGAATTTTTAAAAGGAACAAAGGTTGAGGATGAGACCGCTTTCGCGAAAGCGGAAACCACAACACCTCCTAAGCCATCTACTTTTAAACAAAACGTTCAAGATTTACAGCCTACACTCACCAAAAAAGACCCTGAACCAGCATCTAGTAGTTTTCAAGTAACGAAAGCTCCAGAGGAAGAGGTTGTCGTTCCTGTGGAAGAAGTAGCAGTAGAGGTAGAAAAACCAATTGAAGAGGAAGAACTCACAGATAATTTAAGCTCAAAGCTCGTTGCAGATTTTGGCGAATTTGACCCTACGCTAGAACTTGGCAAGTTTAAGTTCCCTCCTATCGATCTATTAAAAGATTATACAAACGGTCAAGGAATTACTATTAATCAAGCAGAGCTTGAAGAAAATAAAAATCGAATTGTTGAGACGCTTAACAATTATAAAATAGGAATCTCAAATATAAAAGCTACCGTAGGGCCTACGGTAACATTATATGAGATTGTGCCAGAAGCTGGGGTTCGTATTTCAAAAATCAAGAACCTAGAAGATGATATTGCGCTATCACTAAGTGCACTGGGTATACGTATTATTGCTCCTATCCCTGGACGTGGAACTATAGGTATCGAGGTGCCTAATAAGAATCCGCGTATTGTGAGTATGCGATCTGCGGTGGCTAGTAAGAAGTTTCAAGAAGCAGAAATGGAGTTGCCTCTTACACTAGGTAAAACCATATCAAACGAAACTTTTGTAGTAGATCTTGCCAAAATGCCTCACCTCCTTATGGCAGGTGCAACGGGACAAGGTAAATCTGTAGGTCTCAACGCAATCCTAACTTCGCTACTGTACAAAAAACACCCTGCCGAAGTTAAATTTGTACTGGTAGATCCTAAGAAAGTGGAGCTTACTCTGTTCAATAAAATAGAACGACACTATCTAGCAAAACTTCCTGACACAGACGAGGCAATTATCACAGATAATTCTAAGGTAATTAACACGCTTAACTCTATGTGTATAGAGATGGATAATCGTTATGACTTGCTTAAGGATGCGATGTGTCGTAACATTAAGGAGTACAACGTCAAGTTTAAAGCACGCAAACTCAATCCTGAAAATGGTCACAAGTTCTTACCATATATTGTACTAGTAGTAGACGAGTTTGCAGATCTTATTATGACTTCTGGAAAGGAAGTTGAGACTCCTATTGCAAGGCTTGCACAACTTGCCCGTGCCATAGGCATTCACTTAATCATTGCAACACAACGTCCATCTGTAAACGTTATTACAGGTATTATTAAAGCAAACTTCCCAGCTCGTATTGCCTTTAGAGTAACTTCAAAAATAGATAGCCGTACCATCCTTGACACCTCTGGAGCAGACCAGCTTATAGGTCGTGGTGACATGTTGTACACACAAGGTAATGACGTGGTGCGTATACAGTGTGCCTTTGTAGACACTCCAGAAGTAGAACGTATTGTAGATTATATAGGTAATCAAAAAGCATATCCAGACGCTCACTTATTGCCAGAATATGTAGGTGAAGAGAGTGGCACAAGTCTTGATATAGATGCTTCAGATAGGGATGCACTTTTCCGAGATGCTGCAGAGGTTTTAGTAATTGCACAACAAGGAAGCGCTTCTCTATTACAACGTAAATTAAAACTAGGATATAATAGAGCTGGAAGAATCATAGATCAACTAGAAGCTGCAGGTGTGGTAGGTCCTTTTGAAGGAAGTAAAGCACGTCAAGTACTAGTTCAAGATATGGCTGGACTGGATCAACTCCTAAATAACGAATAA
- a CDS encoding diacylglycerol kinase yields the protein MKYSLQGGIQLIRSEASIQVQFGVAILITIAGLYYNISRTEWIAQILCIGLVMTAEGLNTAIEGIADFIHPDFNEKIGRIKDIAAGAVGIAALASVIVAGIIYVPRIF from the coding sequence ATGAAATACTCTCTTCAAGGAGGTATACAACTTATACGCTCTGAGGCCAGTATTCAAGTACAGTTTGGCGTTGCCATACTAATTACTATTGCTGGATTATACTATAACATCTCACGCACAGAGTGGATTGCCCAAATATTGTGCATAGGCCTCGTAATGACCGCCGAAGGCCTCAATACCGCCATAGAAGGCATTGCAGATTTTATACATCCAGACTTTAATGAGAAGATAGGTCGCATTAAAGATATAGCTGCGGGCGCTGTAGGTATCGCAGCATTAGCGTCTGTAATTGTCGCTGGGATAATTTATGTGCCACGTATTTTTTAA
- the tpx gene encoding thiol peroxidase, which produces MANITLGGNAATTIGELPKVGTTAPDFSLSKNDMSTASLADFKGKRVVLNIFPSVDTGVCAQSVRTFNEKISSAENTEVLCISRDLPFAQARFCAAEGLENVHTLSDFKSGDFGKNYGVTIEGGAFEGLHSRAVVVLDEAGKVIYTEQVPEVGQEPNYEGAMSALK; this is translated from the coding sequence ATGGCAAATATCACTTTAGGCGGAAACGCTGCAACAACGATAGGAGAACTTCCAAAAGTAGGAACAACAGCTCCAGATTTTTCACTTTCAAAAAATGACATGTCTACTGCAAGTCTTGCAGACTTTAAAGGAAAACGTGTTGTATTAAATATATTTCCATCGGTGGATACTGGTGTTTGTGCTCAATCTGTACGCACCTTTAATGAGAAGATTTCAAGTGCAGAAAACACAGAGGTACTTTGTATTTCTCGTGACCTACCATTTGCACAAGCTCGTTTTTGTGCAGCCGAAGGTCTAGAAAATGTACACACACTTTCTGATTTTAAATCTGGTGATTTCGGAAAAAACTATGGGGTAACTATAGAAGGTGGAGCCTTTGAAGGTCTTCACTCAAGAGCTGTAGTCGTACTCGATGAAGCTGGAAAAGTAATCTATACAGAGCAAGTACCAGAAGTAGGTCAAGAACCTAACTATGAAGGTGCAATGAGCGCTCTTAAATAA
- a CDS encoding DUF427 domain-containing protein — MKKVPSWIQEHRDSWEYRGQKRPPFAITPSEGQESVWDYPRPPKITIDQRQIIVRHKDTIIAATTRAFRITETASPPTYYIPQEDIDMELLEEAVGSSHCEWKGAAAYWDITLPSTTFKNAAWSYPDPYEEFIDISNSISFYPAILDCYIDDEKVRPQPGGFYGGWITNEIVGPVKGEIPEASL, encoded by the coding sequence ATGAAAAAAGTACCTAGCTGGATACAAGAACACCGCGACTCTTGGGAATATAGAGGTCAAAAAAGACCACCTTTTGCTATCACTCCTAGTGAGGGGCAAGAATCTGTGTGGGATTACCCAAGACCACCAAAAATTACGATAGATCAAAGGCAGATTATTGTAAGGCATAAAGACACTATTATCGCTGCTACTACAAGAGCATTTAGAATTACTGAAACTGCTAGCCCGCCCACATATTATATTCCGCAAGAGGATATAGATATGGAATTGCTTGAGGAGGCCGTTGGCAGTTCGCACTGTGAGTGGAAAGGAGCTGCGGCTTACTGGGACATTACACTACCATCTACTACATTTAAAAATGCTGCATGGAGTTATCCAGATCCTTATGAAGAATTTATAGACATAAGTAATAGTATCTCGTTTTACCCAGCGATTCTAGATTGTTATATAGATGATGAAAAGGTACGCCCACAACCTGGAGGTTTTTATGGAGGATGGATTACTAATGAGATCGTAGGTCCCGTAAAAGGGGAAATACCTGAAGCATCCTTATAG
- a CDS encoding DUF6952 family protein has product MKLPVIKHLVSFIEENDQDFLIETVETLENLTEVPSLKDEELDVIGELISNMYGALEVHKDIQSGTAKKEALNGFMQRVMGSIDN; this is encoded by the coding sequence ATGAAGTTACCAGTAATTAAACACCTCGTTAGTTTTATAGAAGAAAATGATCAAGATTTTCTTATTGAGACTGTGGAGACTTTAGAAAACCTTACAGAAGTTCCTTCTCTTAAAGATGAAGAGCTAGACGTTATAGGCGAACTAATCTCAAATATGTATGGTGCGCTTGAGGTGCACAAAGACATACAAAGTGGTACTGCAAAGAAAGAAGCACTTAATGGCTTCATGCAACGAGTGATGGGATCTATAGACAATTAA
- a CDS encoding thioredoxin family protein, whose product MIQELDQDNLNQIVADNDTVIVQYSATWCGNCRIMKPKFKKLASENENVKFVIVDAEKNPESRKMATVDNLPTFATFTKGAFKNQVQTNKFDVLKDLVNEVTSN is encoded by the coding sequence ATGATTCAAGAATTAGATCAAGATAACCTTAACCAGATTGTTGCAGATAATGATACTGTTATTGTACAGTACAGTGCAACATGGTGTGGTAACTGTCGTATTATGAAGCCTAAGTTCAAGAAACTAGCTTCAGAAAATGAAAATGTAAAATTTGTAATCGTAGATGCAGAGAAGAATCCAGAGTCACGTAAAATGGCTACGGTAGATAACCTTCCTACATTTGCAACGTTTACAAAAGGAGCATTTAAAAATCAAGTGCAAACTAACAAGTTTGACGTACTTAAAGATCTCGTAAATGAAGTTACCAGTAATTAA
- a CDS encoding peroxiredoxin: MTLVGKKFPNLAVDAMDEMGDTFKLNILEKAKEEGKKIILFWYPKDFTFVCPTELHAFETAKQAFADRNTLVIGASCDTPEVHFAWLNTAKDNGGIEGVTYPILADTNRNLANQLGILDVTNERFDEETGTVMVDGDNVTYRATYLIDEEGTVFHEGVNHMPLGRNVAEFLRLVDAYTHVQEKGEVCPANWEDGKDAMSANRDGVASYLAAHAN, encoded by the coding sequence ATGACTTTAGTTGGTAAAAAATTCCCAAACCTTGCTGTTGACGCGATGGATGAAATGGGAGATACTTTTAAATTAAACATCTTAGAAAAAGCTAAGGAAGAAGGAAAGAAAATCATTCTTTTCTGGTACCCGAAAGATTTTACATTTGTTTGTCCTACTGAGCTTCATGCTTTCGAGACAGCAAAACAAGCATTTGCAGATCGTAATACGCTAGTGATAGGAGCTTCATGTGATACTCCAGAAGTACACTTTGCGTGGTTAAACACTGCAAAAGATAATGGAGGTATAGAAGGTGTAACATACCCTATTCTTGCAGATACTAACCGTAATCTTGCAAACCAACTTGGGATTCTTGACGTGACAAACGAGCGTTTTGATGAAGAGACTGGAACTGTTATGGTAGATGGTGACAATGTTACTTACAGAGCGACTTACCTTATTGATGAGGAAGGAACTGTTTTTCACGAAGGTGTAAACCACATGCCTCTTGGTCGTAATGTAGCAGAGTTTTTAAGACTTGTAGATGCTTACACACACGTACAAGAAAAAGGAGAAGTTTGTCCTGCAAACTGGGAAGATGGAAAAGATGCAATGAGCGCAAACCGTGATGGTGTTGCTAGCTACCTTGCTGCACACGCAAACTAA
- a CDS encoding Na+/H+ antiporter NhaC family protein gives MNKELEDQKNHHIVNNRELNLWEALIPVVILMCLLAYNIFFKDGEWLGEYSNQYILLMGGAVAAIVGFLNKSTLSTMLAEVWENLKSVFVPIMILFLVGALAGSWLVSGIIPAMVYYGLQVLNPTIFLPASVIIAAIISIATGSSWTTSATVGIALIGIGQALGIDTGMIAGAVISGAYFGDKMSPLSDTTNLAPAMAGTDLFTHIKYMTLTTVPTIVITLIVFIIISLSIDTTGTADITALLSVIDDTFNITPLLFIVPGVVIALIVTKTKPLIALGVGVVLAAVFAYIFQPDILNILSTSKTEAILTAIWTDTAIETPNETLNELFSSGGILGMLWTILLIISAMVFGGIMDGIGALARITKALLSVADTVFGLFASTVISCLGLNAIASDQYLALVIPGKMFKKAYEDKGLAPENLSRTLEDSGTVTSVLIPWNTCGAYQSTVLGVGVAEYITFAIFNWLSPFMTLLFAGFNIKIRQIKDARSAA, from the coding sequence ATGAATAAAGAACTGGAAGATCAAAAAAACCATCATATTGTTAACAATCGCGAATTAAATTTATGGGAAGCACTTATTCCAGTGGTGATTCTTATGTGCTTATTAGCCTATAATATTTTCTTTAAGGATGGTGAGTGGCTTGGCGAATATTCAAATCAATATATCCTTTTAATGGGTGGAGCGGTAGCAGCTATTGTAGGCTTCTTAAATAAATCCACTCTGAGCACAATGCTCGCCGAAGTTTGGGAAAACCTCAAAAGTGTTTTTGTACCCATCATGATTTTATTTCTTGTAGGAGCGCTAGCTGGTAGTTGGCTTGTGAGTGGTATCATACCAGCAATGGTATATTATGGTCTTCAAGTACTCAATCCAACCATATTTTTACCTGCATCAGTAATTATTGCAGCCATTATATCTATAGCCACAGGAAGCTCATGGACAACCTCTGCAACAGTAGGTATTGCACTCATAGGTATAGGTCAAGCACTGGGAATTGATACTGGAATGATAGCGGGCGCTGTGATTTCTGGAGCATACTTTGGTGATAAAATGTCACCTCTTAGTGATACTACAAACCTTGCTCCAGCAATGGCAGGAACAGATTTGTTTACGCACATAAAATACATGACACTTACAACGGTACCTACTATTGTAATTACACTCATTGTTTTTATCATCATCAGCTTAAGCATAGATACTACTGGTACCGCAGATATCACTGCGCTCCTAAGTGTGATTGATGATACCTTTAATATCACTCCACTCCTATTTATTGTTCCAGGAGTTGTGATTGCACTCATTGTAACGAAGACAAAACCATTAATTGCCCTAGGCGTAGGAGTTGTTCTTGCTGCAGTGTTTGCTTACATTTTTCAGCCAGACATTTTAAACATACTATCAACTTCAAAAACAGAAGCTATTCTCACAGCTATCTGGACAGATACGGCAATCGAGACGCCTAATGAAACACTCAACGAGCTTTTTAGCTCAGGAGGGATTTTAGGTATGTTATGGACTATACTACTTATCATCAGTGCGATGGTTTTTGGTGGAATTATGGATGGTATAGGAGCATTAGCTCGTATTACTAAAGCATTGCTAAGTGTTGCAGACACTGTTTTTGGACTTTTTGCAAGTACGGTGATTTCTTGTCTTGGCCTCAACGCTATTGCTTCAGATCAATATTTAGCCCTTGTCATTCCTGGTAAGATGTTTAAAAAAGCATATGAAGACAAAGGTCTAGCGCCCGAAAACTTATCTCGTACGCTAGAAGATTCGGGAACTGTAACCTCTGTACTTATTCCTTGGAATACTTGTGGTGCATATCAAAGCACTGTTTTAGGTGTAGGCGTAGCAGAGTACATTACATTTGCTATTTTTAATTGGCTCTCGCCATTTATGACACTTCTCTTTGCCGGGTTTAATATTAAAATCAGGCAAATAAAGGATGCTCGTTCGGCGGCTTAA
- a CDS encoding aminotransferase class I/II-fold pyridoxal phosphate-dependent enzyme — MKFKPANEIQDLQYFGEFGGVNPSISDSSTYTFLSAKTMFDTFEGNADGCYLYSRHSTPSNLYLGAALAAMEGTETANVAASGMGAITPVLLQLCQAGDHVVSSRTIYGGTYAFLKNFAPRLNITTSFVDITNLEVVEAAITKDSKVLYCESVSNPLLEIADIAALSAIAKRHNLKLVVDNTFSPLSISPVQHGADVVIHSLTKFINGSSDTVGGVVCGTQEFIDALRNVNDGASMLLGPTMDSLRAASVLKNLRTLHIRMMQHSHNAMYLAERFEKLGLRTVYPGLASHPSHEVFNRHMNEKYGYGGMLTVDVGSLDKANALMELMQEKNLGYLAVSLGFYKTLFSAPGTSTSSEIPEDEQTAMGLTDGLIRFSIGLDADIERTYEMMKSCMEEVGVLQTVVV; from the coding sequence ATGAAATTCAAGCCAGCAAACGAGATTCAAGATTTACAATATTTTGGAGAATTTGGAGGAGTTAACCCTTCTATTTCAGATAGCTCTACCTATACATTCCTTTCGGCAAAAACAATGTTTGACACCTTTGAAGGTAATGCAGACGGATGTTATTTATACTCAAGACATAGTACTCCATCAAACTTATATCTAGGTGCGGCACTTGCTGCTATGGAAGGTACAGAAACGGCAAACGTTGCTGCTAGTGGCATGGGAGCTATCACACCGGTGCTTTTACAATTATGCCAAGCAGGTGATCATGTAGTTTCTAGTCGTACTATTTACGGAGGGACGTATGCATTTTTAAAGAATTTTGCACCAAGGCTTAATATTACAACGAGCTTTGTGGATATCACAAACCTTGAGGTAGTTGAGGCTGCAATTACAAAAGATTCAAAAGTTTTATACTGTGAGTCTGTTAGTAATCCGCTTTTAGAAATTGCAGATATTGCAGCACTTTCGGCAATTGCCAAAAGGCATAACTTGAAACTTGTGGTGGATAACACATTCTCTCCACTTTCTATTTCTCCCGTGCAACACGGAGCAGATGTAGTGATACACAGTCTTACTAAATTTATAAATGGATCGTCAGACACTGTAGGTGGTGTGGTTTGCGGTACGCAAGAATTTATAGATGCACTACGCAATGTAAATGATGGTGCAAGTATGCTGCTAGGTCCCACAATGGATAGTCTACGCGCTGCTTCTGTTCTTAAAAACTTACGTACACTTCATATACGTATGATGCAACACAGTCACAATGCTATGTATCTGGCAGAGCGTTTTGAAAAGCTAGGGTTAAGAACCGTTTATCCTGGTCTTGCCTCACACCCAAGTCATGAAGTGTTTAATAGACATATGAACGAAAAGTATGGTTACGGAGGAATGCTTACTGTAGATGTAGGCTCTCTAGATAAAGCAAATGCCTTGATGGAATTAATGCAAGAAAAGAATCTTGGATATCTAGCAGTGAGTTTAGGTTTTTACAAAACACTTTTTAGCGCACCAGGAACCTCAACTTCGTCAGAAATCCCGGAAGACGAGCAAACAGCAATGGGTCTCACAGATGGACTCATTAGATTTTCAATAGGTCTTGATGCAGATATTGAGCGCACTTATGAGATGATGAAGTCTTGCATGGAAGAAGTAGGAGTTTTACAAACTGTTGTAGTTTAA
- a CDS encoding Lrp/AsnC family transcriptional regulator: protein MKLDDIDKKILGYLQHDAKITNKELSAKLNLSVTAIYERVKKMERSGVISQYITLINKEIVGLGFQVFCHVKLEKHAKDAIDSFEKEVTALDEVLECFHVSGDYDYLLKVLVRDMEHFRNFMVTKLTTLKYIGSTQSSFTISEVKNTTTISV, encoded by the coding sequence ATGAAACTTGACGATATAGATAAAAAGATATTAGGTTACCTTCAGCATGATGCCAAAATCACAAATAAAGAGCTCTCTGCAAAGTTGAACCTTTCTGTAACTGCCATTTATGAGCGTGTAAAAAAGATGGAGCGCTCTGGTGTTATCTCACAATATATCACACTCATTAATAAGGAGATAGTAGGACTTGGTTTTCAAGTGTTTTGTCATGTGAAACTAGAAAAACATGCGAAGGATGCTATAGATTCTTTTGAGAAAGAGGTGACCGCACTTGATGAGGTGCTAGAGTGTTTTCACGTAAGTGGTGACTATGATTATCTATTAAAGGTGCTTGTGAGAGATATGGAGCACTTTCGTAATTTCATGGTAACAAAGCTTACTACACTTAAATATATAGGGAGTACTCAGAGTTCCTTTACGATAAGTGAGGTAAAGAATACCACAACAATCTCCGTATAA
- a CDS encoding CPBP family intramembrane glutamic endopeptidase, with the protein MNSKYYVLSEFFVLFVLLPLSLLLPYDFKIKVASVLIGFTYLLVVLFKSGSVSFKVERSINWLSFLKETTIKFIVIAAITALYVHMVQPSSLFCVPLSNPGLWVMILVVYTFLSVWPQEVIYRTFFFNRYDVFFKDKRLLIVVNAIVFAVAHLFLRNTLVIVLTFIGGLLFAYTFKKTRSTTLVSIEHALYGNWLFTVGMGQMLAFPGMEAC; encoded by the coding sequence ATGAATAGTAAATACTATGTGCTTTCGGAGTTTTTTGTGCTCTTTGTGTTGTTACCATTAAGTCTCTTGCTGCCTTATGATTTCAAAATAAAAGTAGCTAGTGTGCTCATAGGTTTTACTTATTTACTTGTAGTGCTTTTTAAGAGTGGTTCTGTAAGCTTCAAAGTAGAGCGGTCTATAAATTGGCTTTCTTTTCTAAAGGAAACTACTATAAAGTTCATAGTTATAGCAGCAATAACAGCCCTCTATGTTCATATGGTACAGCCTTCAAGTTTGTTCTGCGTGCCATTAAGCAATCCAGGATTGTGGGTGATGATTTTAGTTGTATACACCTTTCTGTCAGTATGGCCACAAGAGGTGATTTATAGAACTTTTTTCTTTAATCGTTATGACGTTTTCTTTAAAGACAAGCGATTGCTTATCGTGGTAAATGCGATTGTATTTGCAGTGGCGCACTTATTTTTGCGCAACACCTTAGTCATTGTACTCACCTTTATAGGCGGATTATTATTTGCTTATACCTTTAAGAAAACAAGATCTACCACCCTGGTATCTATAGAGCACGCTTTATATGGTAACTGGTTATTTACAGTAGGGATGGGACAGATGCTTGCCTTCCCAGGGATGGAGGCGTGTTAA
- a CDS encoding Crp/Fnr family transcriptional regulator, with the protein MENKFHSLRQHFEELYSLTDEEWNFIEPHFHFKTLKKHQFLIQAGQAVNFEYWIINGLVKAYHIDDKGKEHILQFAMEKYWVSDHCAFQHQEPGTIIVDCLEDSEFFCLSLEDREKICLAVPAVANFFRVKSNHGYINLQKRVLSLLTMTAEDRYQYLVTKLPALIQRVPKKLIASYLGVSRETLSRFNS; encoded by the coding sequence ATGGAAAACAAGTTTCATTCACTAAGGCAACATTTTGAAGAGTTATACTCGTTGACAGATGAAGAGTGGAATTTTATTGAGCCACACTTTCATTTTAAAACATTAAAAAAGCATCAATTTTTAATTCAAGCAGGGCAGGCTGTCAATTTTGAATACTGGATTATCAATGGCCTTGTGAAAGCCTATCACATAGATGATAAAGGTAAAGAGCACATTCTCCAGTTTGCAATGGAGAAATACTGGGTGAGTGATCACTGTGCTTTTCAGCATCAAGAACCAGGAACTATAATTGTAGATTGTCTAGAAGATTCTGAATTTTTCTGCTTGTCATTAGAAGATAGGGAGAAGATTTGTCTTGCAGTGCCAGCTGTTGCTAATTTCTTTAGAGTTAAATCAAACCACGGTTATATAAACCTGCAAAAAAGAGTGTTGTCATTACTTACAATGACTGCAGAAGATAGGTATCAATACCTAGTTACTAAACTACCTGCTTTAATACAGCGCGTGCCTAAAAAATTAATAGCTTCCTATTTAGGCGTTTCTAGAGAGACTTTAAGTCGTTTTAATAGCTAA